Proteins encoded within one genomic window of Jiangella mangrovi:
- a CDS encoding helix-turn-helix domain-containing protein, producing MTATYSSVQQARQVLADRLRDMRVDARLTGQEHARRCGWHAAKTSRIERGKTAPAADDIRTWCRICGADDQAADLVASLRAAEGMFIEWRRMERDGLRHAQEAIRPLYERTRRFRAYSSWVMPGIIQTPGYTEQVLRAVQRWRALPDDVEQALESRVERQRLLARADKVFAFVLEETVLRATVVDAEAMAAQLGHLLEVASLPNISLGVVPAATGREHWPVEDFWLYDDAQVNVELVSGYLTVTQPREILMYAKTFARLAEAAVYGRDARALIRAAADGLSGPGKEP from the coding sequence ATGACCGCCACGTACTCCAGCGTCCAGCAGGCCCGTCAGGTTCTCGCCGACCGACTCCGTGACATGCGGGTCGACGCGCGCCTGACGGGCCAGGAGCACGCCCGGCGGTGTGGCTGGCACGCGGCGAAGACGAGCCGTATCGAGCGCGGCAAGACCGCTCCTGCCGCCGACGACATACGCACCTGGTGCCGGATCTGTGGAGCTGACGACCAGGCTGCCGACCTTGTCGCCTCGTTGCGCGCCGCCGAAGGAATGTTCATCGAGTGGCGGCGCATGGAGCGTGACGGGCTACGGCACGCTCAGGAAGCCATCCGGCCGCTGTACGAGCGAACGAGGCGGTTCCGGGCGTACTCGTCCTGGGTGATGCCCGGCATCATTCAGACGCCCGGCTATACCGAGCAGGTCTTGCGGGCGGTCCAGCGGTGGCGCGCCCTGCCCGATGACGTCGAGCAGGCGCTGGAGTCACGGGTCGAGCGACAGCGCCTGTTGGCCCGAGCGGACAAGGTGTTCGCCTTCGTCCTGGAAGAGACCGTCCTCCGCGCCACGGTCGTCGACGCCGAAGCGATGGCCGCGCAGCTGGGCCACCTCCTGGAAGTGGCATCCCTGCCCAACATCAGTCTCGGTGTCGTTCCAGCCGCGACGGGCCGCGAGCATTGGCCTGTCGAGGACTTCTGGTTGTACGACGATGCGCAGGTCAACGTCGAGCTGGTGTCGGGCTATCTCACCGTGACGCAACCGCGCGAGATCCTGATGTACGCCAAGACCTTCGCCCGCCTCGCAGAGGCGGCGGTCTACGGACGTGACGCCCGAGCCCTGATCCGCGCCGCCGCCGACGGGCTCAGCGGCCCCGGCAAGGAGCCCTAA
- a CDS encoding rhodanese-like domain-containing protein, whose translation MTTLTSVAPAPPADAVAHFSSLLAFETDCWDVHEALTTGTADFVLLDVRGPDLYAAGHVPGAVNLPHGRIVERNLADYPAGTVFVAYCAGPHCNGADKAALRLARLGRPVKKMIGGVTGWLDEGFTLRTT comes from the coding sequence ATGACGACCCTCACCTCCGTGGCGCCCGCGCCGCCCGCCGACGCCGTCGCCCACTTCTCGTCCCTGCTCGCCTTCGAGACCGACTGCTGGGACGTCCACGAAGCCTTGACGACGGGGACGGCGGACTTCGTGCTGCTCGACGTCCGCGGTCCGGACCTCTACGCCGCCGGCCACGTGCCCGGCGCCGTCAACCTGCCGCACGGGCGCATCGTCGAGCGCAACCTCGCCGACTACCCCGCCGGCACCGTCTTCGTCGCCTACTGCGCCGGGCCGCACTGCAACGGCGCCGACAAGGCCGCGCTGCGGCTGGCCAGGCTCGGCCGGCCGGTCAAGAAGATGATCGGCGGCGTCACCGGCTGGCTGGACGAGGGCTTCACGCTGCGGACGACGTGA
- the resB gene encoding cytochrome c biogenesis protein ResB: MTTQMDTRPPVDDRPPPLHGRELARWAWRQLTSMRVALILLFLLAVAAIPGSVIPQSDVNPLNVRDFRARNPTLSEWYDRLGLFDVYSAPWFAAIYLALLVSLVGCILPRCWQHWKAVRAQPPKAPKRLSRLPAYRTVEVDATPAEVLAVARAELRSRRFRLRKPAAEGSAGEDDAVAAEIGHLRETGNLLFHLSVVVVLLAVALGGLFSYRATVLVPEGSGFSNQVIQFDSLSAGALFDSSDLPPFSMDVESFTMEFVDAGNQIGQPSHYEATVRLVREPGAEPETHTIRVNEPLDIDGTSVHIINPGYAPAFTIRAADRETVLAEGPVPFLPEDSSFTSTGVVKVEVPPEFGDDIGIQANFLPTAVLDQNGPRSIFPGARNPAVFLTAWHGDLGLDDGQPQSVYRLDTDDMEQFQENGEPYRRQLVVGDTVELPDGRFITFDGYVTWVNLQIGRNSGRELALVGAVLAVVGLMGSLYVRRRRAWVRATVGPEGRTVVEVAGLHRAEGSAGDRLVDEVGAITDGLLLRLGGAEEKRED; this comes from the coding sequence ATGACGACGCAGATGGACACCCGCCCGCCGGTCGACGACCGGCCGCCGCCGCTGCACGGCCGCGAGCTGGCGCGGTGGGCCTGGCGGCAGCTCACCTCCATGCGGGTGGCGCTGATCCTGCTGTTCCTGCTCGCCGTCGCCGCCATCCCCGGCTCGGTCATCCCCCAGAGCGACGTCAACCCGCTCAACGTGCGCGACTTCCGCGCCCGCAACCCCACGCTGTCGGAGTGGTACGACCGCCTCGGCCTGTTCGACGTCTACTCCGCGCCCTGGTTCGCCGCCATCTACCTGGCGCTGCTGGTGTCGCTGGTCGGCTGCATCCTGCCGCGCTGCTGGCAGCACTGGAAGGCGGTCCGGGCGCAGCCGCCGAAGGCGCCGAAGCGGCTGTCGCGGCTGCCCGCGTACCGGACGGTCGAGGTCGACGCCACGCCGGCCGAGGTGCTCGCCGTCGCCCGGGCCGAGCTGCGCTCCCGGCGGTTCCGCCTGCGCAAGCCCGCGGCGGAGGGCTCGGCGGGCGAGGACGACGCCGTCGCCGCCGAGATCGGGCACCTGCGCGAGACCGGCAACCTGCTCTTCCACCTGTCCGTCGTGGTCGTGCTGCTGGCCGTCGCCCTGGGCGGGCTGTTCAGCTACCGGGCGACGGTGCTGGTGCCCGAGGGCTCGGGCTTCTCGAACCAGGTCATCCAGTTCGACAGCCTCTCCGCGGGCGCGCTGTTCGACTCGTCGGACCTGCCGCCGTTCTCCATGGACGTCGAGTCGTTCACCATGGAGTTCGTCGACGCTGGCAACCAGATCGGCCAGCCGTCGCACTACGAGGCGACGGTGCGCCTGGTGCGCGAGCCCGGCGCGGAGCCCGAGACGCACACCATCCGGGTCAACGAGCCGCTCGACATCGACGGCACGTCGGTGCACATCATCAACCCCGGCTACGCGCCCGCGTTCACCATCCGGGCCGCCGACCGCGAGACCGTCCTCGCCGAGGGCCCGGTGCCGTTCCTGCCCGAGGACTCCAGCTTCACCTCCACCGGCGTGGTCAAGGTCGAGGTGCCGCCGGAGTTCGGCGACGACATCGGCATCCAGGCCAACTTCCTGCCCACCGCCGTGCTGGACCAGAACGGACCGCGCTCGATCTTCCCCGGTGCCCGCAACCCGGCGGTGTTCCTGACCGCCTGGCACGGCGACCTCGGCCTCGACGACGGCCAGCCGCAGTCGGTGTACCGGCTCGACACCGACGACATGGAGCAGTTCCAGGAGAACGGCGAGCCGTACCGTCGCCAGTTGGTCGTCGGCGACACCGTCGAACTGCCCGACGGCCGCTTCATCACCTTCGACGGCTATGTGACCTGGGTGAACCTGCAGATCGGGCGGAACTCCGGGCGCGAGCTGGCGCTCGTCGGCGCGGTGCTCGCGGTCGTCGGGCTCATGGGCTCGCTGTACGTGCGCCGGCGCCGGGCCTGGGTGCGTGCCACCGTCGGACCCGAGGGGCGTACCGTGGTCGAGGTCGCGGGGCTGCACCGGGCCGAGGGCTCGGCGGGCGACCGCCTCGTCGACGAGGTCGGTGCCATCACCGACGGGCTGCTGTTGCGCCTCGGAGGCGCGGAAGAGAAGAGGGAAGACTGA
- a CDS encoding cytidine deaminase family protein yields MMDDGELIASAASHLNPREVQGRLVGDVASTLVTDRGTTFHGVCIDTASGTGFCAEHSAIAAMVTGGEERIAAIVAVWRDDDGALFVLPPCGRCREFIRQLHPDNLDTRVVLGRDRAVPLRELLPAHEWPAPLDP; encoded by the coding sequence ATGATGGACGACGGTGAGTTGATCGCGTCGGCGGCGTCGCACCTGAACCCGCGCGAGGTGCAGGGGCGGCTCGTCGGCGACGTCGCGTCGACGCTGGTCACCGACCGGGGCACGACCTTCCACGGGGTCTGCATCGACACCGCGAGCGGCACCGGGTTCTGCGCCGAGCACAGCGCGATCGCCGCCATGGTCACCGGCGGCGAGGAGCGCATCGCGGCCATCGTCGCGGTGTGGCGTGACGACGACGGCGCCCTCTTCGTGCTGCCGCCGTGCGGGCGGTGCCGCGAGTTCATCCGGCAGCTGCACCCGGACAACCTCGACACCCGGGTCGTCCTGGGTCGCGACCGCGCCGTCCCGCTGCGCGAGCTGCTGCCGGCACACGAGTGGCCCGCCCCGCTGGACCCATGA
- a CDS encoding TIGR04222 domain-containing membrane protein — MTGLLVLFVLVVVGGIGSAVAVVLNDRRRRPDVARYEIGRSFDRTDTALLSGGVARAIDVTVLELVGRGLVLADDGKLTVSDEVDRMLDTPMDSPEYQPPYATDEGWILVSVRAKGRQGLDAVRRDVLKMRLRTRLRTLADRGFLVTPLGRQWGPAIVWAPTLIGMFLCSIGLMTSIDPFDEQGEIPAAITVFAWAPITILTAFIWSRRPGYHGSDPRTALGRDIVELLQAELPADDPQAQRVAVGGFAAMTDDALRRAVQGNAVESRWSVPHGRGSDRHGVNAIVAADAGMTSDGGDGDGGGDGGGGD, encoded by the coding sequence GTGACGGGCCTGCTGGTGCTCTTCGTCCTGGTCGTGGTGGGCGGCATCGGATCGGCGGTCGCCGTGGTGCTGAACGACCGCCGGCGCCGCCCCGACGTGGCGCGCTACGAGATCGGCCGCAGCTTCGACCGCACCGACACCGCGCTGCTCAGCGGCGGCGTCGCGCGGGCTATCGACGTGACGGTGCTGGAGCTCGTCGGACGCGGGCTGGTGCTCGCCGACGACGGGAAGCTCACCGTCAGCGACGAGGTCGACCGGATGCTCGACACCCCGATGGACAGTCCCGAGTACCAGCCGCCCTACGCCACCGACGAGGGCTGGATCCTGGTATCGGTGCGGGCCAAGGGCCGGCAGGGGCTGGACGCCGTCCGCCGCGACGTCCTGAAGATGCGGCTGCGCACCCGGCTGCGCACGCTGGCCGACCGCGGCTTCCTGGTGACGCCGCTGGGCCGGCAGTGGGGTCCGGCGATCGTGTGGGCGCCGACGCTGATCGGCATGTTCCTCTGCTCGATCGGCCTCATGACCTCGATCGACCCGTTCGACGAGCAGGGCGAGATCCCCGCCGCGATCACCGTCTTCGCCTGGGCGCCGATCACGATCCTGACCGCGTTCATCTGGAGCCGACGCCCCGGCTATCACGGCTCCGACCCGCGGACGGCGCTCGGCCGCGACATCGTCGAGCTGCTGCAGGCCGAACTGCCCGCGGACGACCCGCAGGCGCAGCGGGTCGCCGTCGGCGGGTTCGCCGCCATGACGGACGACGCGCTGCGCCGCGCGGTCCAGGGGAACGCCGTCGAGTCCCGGTGGAGCGTTCCGCACGGCCGCGGCAGCGACCGCCACGGCGTGAACGCGATCGTCGCCGCCGACGCGGGCATGACCAGCGACGGCGGCGACGGTGACGGAGGCGGTGACGGCGGAGGCGGGGACTAG
- a CDS encoding DUF3806 domain-containing protein: MGWFRRSAPEPPPSPSGPAITELNDAERAWVAESLAAQRAGGVADGDIVALGAAYDGALGGWLALPPEERPGPNDAINRFGIGFGEHLRLNAGLAWVVASDEYGTELALHGQPGDVELYPANLVAKRWVAGETGVLPGLAAELIGRVAQVRGG, from the coding sequence ATGGGCTGGTTCAGGCGATCCGCACCGGAGCCACCGCCGTCGCCGTCAGGCCCGGCGATCACGGAGCTGAACGACGCCGAGCGGGCGTGGGTGGCCGAGTCGCTGGCGGCGCAGCGCGCGGGCGGCGTGGCCGACGGCGATATCGTCGCCTTGGGGGCGGCGTACGACGGTGCGCTCGGCGGGTGGCTGGCGCTGCCGCCCGAGGAGCGGCCCGGCCCCAACGACGCCATCAACCGGTTCGGCATCGGGTTCGGCGAGCACCTGCGCTTGAACGCCGGGCTGGCCTGGGTGGTCGCGAGCGACGAGTACGGCACCGAGCTGGCGCTGCACGGGCAGCCGGGCGACGTCGAGCTGTATCCGGCGAACCTCGTCGCCAAGCGCTGGGTCGCGGGCGAGACCGGAGTGCTGCCCGGCCTCGCGGCCGAGCTGATCGGGCGGGTCGCGCAGGTGCGGGGCGGATGA
- a CDS encoding PLDc N-terminal domain-containing protein: protein MVAIALLVYALIDCLQTDSARFRSLNRVAWVAIIVLIPLIGPILWLAVGKVRQRPQRRPAAPPARPLAPDDDPEFLRHLRDIDTKHEQMLNQWEADLRKREAEIKAKKDAEDRAAAEELERRRQAEARKREDEARHHTDDEDESR from the coding sequence GTGGTCGCGATTGCGCTGCTGGTCTATGCGCTCATCGACTGCCTGCAGACCGACTCCGCCCGGTTCCGGTCGCTCAACCGCGTCGCCTGGGTCGCGATCATCGTGCTCATCCCGCTGATCGGCCCCATTCTCTGGCTGGCCGTCGGCAAGGTGCGCCAGCGTCCGCAGCGCCGCCCCGCCGCTCCGCCGGCCCGGCCGCTCGCGCCCGACGACGACCCCGAGTTCCTGCGGCACCTGCGCGACATCGACACCAAGCACGAGCAGATGCTGAACCAGTGGGAGGCCGACCTCCGCAAGCGCGAGGCCGAGATCAAGGCCAAGAAGGACGCCGAGGACCGCGCCGCCGCCGAAGAGCTCGAGCGCCGTCGCCAGGCCGAGGCCCGCAAGCGCGAGGACGAGGCCCGTCACCACACCGACGACGAGGACGAGTCCCGCTAG
- the ccsB gene encoding c-type cytochrome biogenesis protein CcsB yields MDLDAVAEWSRYVVVVAVLVYLAAWLAFCAEGGLRSRLRRSAEVAAAERSADRLNELIAVGGSSSTVSGASAGAGAGASEAGPGDAEIEERADRLGRNGRVLFGLATLVLAAGVVMRGVGTGRTPWANMYEFSITGALVASIVFLVLARTVVGKVVAVWAVLLIFVTVGLAATFLYVPPGPLQPALQSYWLVIHVGCAVLAFGLFTVSAVVSALQIVSERAADRGRTSGFGASLPDSGALDRLAYRLTAIGFPIWTFGPLILGAIWAEVSWGRYWGWDPKEVWALITWLAYAAYLHARATAGWKGSKASVVALVGYATVLFSYFGVNILFNGLHSYGGL; encoded by the coding sequence ATGGACCTCGACGCCGTCGCCGAGTGGAGCCGCTACGTCGTTGTCGTCGCGGTCCTCGTCTACCTGGCGGCCTGGCTGGCCTTCTGCGCCGAGGGTGGTCTGCGCAGCCGCCTGCGCCGCTCTGCCGAGGTGGCCGCGGCCGAGCGCTCGGCCGACCGCTTGAACGAGCTGATCGCCGTCGGCGGGTCGTCGTCGACGGTGTCCGGAGCGAGCGCCGGTGCCGGTGCCGGTGCTTCCGAGGCCGGGCCGGGCGACGCCGAGATCGAGGAGCGGGCCGACCGGCTCGGCCGCAACGGCCGCGTGCTGTTCGGCCTGGCCACGCTGGTCCTGGCCGCGGGCGTCGTCATGCGCGGTGTCGGCACCGGGCGCACGCCGTGGGCCAACATGTACGAGTTCTCCATCACCGGCGCGCTCGTCGCCTCGATCGTCTTCCTCGTCCTCGCCCGCACCGTCGTCGGCAAGGTCGTCGCCGTCTGGGCCGTCCTGCTGATCTTCGTCACCGTCGGGCTGGCGGCGACGTTCCTGTACGTGCCGCCGGGCCCGCTGCAGCCGGCGCTGCAGTCGTACTGGCTGGTCATCCACGTCGGCTGCGCGGTGCTGGCGTTCGGCCTGTTCACCGTCTCCGCCGTGGTCAGCGCTCTGCAGATCGTCTCCGAGCGGGCCGCCGACCGCGGCAGGACGTCGGGCTTCGGCGCCTCGCTGCCGGACTCCGGCGCGCTGGACCGGCTGGCCTACCGGCTGACCGCCATCGGGTTCCCCATCTGGACCTTCGGGCCCCTCATCCTCGGCGCCATCTGGGCCGAGGTCTCGTGGGGCCGCTACTGGGGCTGGGACCCCAAGGAGGTCTGGGCCCTCATCACCTGGCTCGCCTACGCGGCGTACCTGCACGCGCGCGCCACGGCCGGTTGGAAGGGCTCGAAGGCGTCCGTGGTGGCGCTCGTCGGGTACGCGACGGTGCTGTTCAGCTACTTCGGGGTGAACATCCTCTTCAACGGCCTGCACTCCTACGGCGGCCTCTGA
- a CDS encoding threonine ammonia-lyase, with amino-acid sequence MAQGLVGLGDVRAAARRLDGVAVRTPLIQAAWAGGELWLKPEGLQATGAFKLRGAFNAVALLDDGARSRGVVTHSSGNHAQALAWAARAQGIAATVVMPDAAAPVKVEATRALGAEVVMVAPAERDSRVRELVAERGLTFVSPFDDARVIAGAGTVGLEIAADRPDAATVLVPVGGGGLISGIGVAVKALAPSVRVVGVEPELAADARDSLARGERVAWDPADTYRTIADGVRLPVIGELTWEHIRRHVDEIVTVPEDAILAAMRLLAVRGRIVSEPTGALTTAAFLAAPERFGRTVAVVSGGNADPGLLARVLTSSAA; translated from the coding sequence ATGGCCCAGGGTCTGGTCGGTCTCGGCGACGTGCGTGCGGCGGCCCGGCGGCTCGACGGCGTCGCCGTCCGGACGCCGCTGATCCAGGCGGCGTGGGCCGGCGGCGAGCTGTGGCTGAAGCCCGAGGGTCTGCAGGCCACCGGCGCGTTCAAGCTGCGCGGCGCGTTCAACGCCGTGGCGCTGCTCGACGACGGCGCCCGCTCGCGCGGCGTCGTCACCCACTCCAGCGGCAACCACGCACAGGCGCTGGCCTGGGCCGCCCGCGCGCAGGGCATCGCCGCCACCGTCGTCATGCCCGACGCCGCCGCACCGGTGAAGGTCGAGGCGACCCGCGCGCTCGGCGCCGAGGTGGTCATGGTGGCGCCGGCGGAGCGCGACAGCCGGGTCCGCGAGCTGGTCGCCGAGCGCGGCCTGACGTTCGTCTCGCCGTTCGACGACGCCCGGGTCATCGCCGGCGCGGGCACCGTCGGCCTCGAGATCGCTGCCGACCGCCCCGACGCCGCCACCGTCCTCGTCCCCGTGGGCGGCGGCGGGCTGATCTCCGGCATCGGCGTCGCGGTGAAGGCGCTGGCGCCGTCGGTCCGCGTCGTCGGCGTCGAACCCGAGCTCGCCGCCGACGCCCGCGACAGCCTGGCCCGCGGCGAGCGCGTCGCCTGGGACCCCGCCGACACCTACCGCACCATCGCCGACGGCGTCCGGCTCCCCGTGATCGGCGAGCTGACCTGGGAGCACATCCGCCGCCACGTCGACGAGATCGTGACGGTCCCGGAGGACGCCATCCTGGCCGCCATGCGGCTGCTGGCGGTGCGCGGGCGCATCGTCTCCGAGCCGACGGGGGCGCTCACGACGGCGGCGTTCCTGGCCGCGCCGGAGCGGTTCGGCCGGACGGTGGCCGTGGTGTCCGGAGGCAACGCCGACCCCGGACTGCTGGCCCGGGTGCTCACGTCGTCCGCAGCGTGA
- a CDS encoding Lrp/AsnC family transcriptional regulator, whose translation MDTVDASLVAALRANGRASYAELGRLVGLSGPSIQERVRRLEERGVITGYRATVNPSALGLGLTALIGLVLSDSAGHEDVGARLEDVPEVEDCWFIAGDEAYMLKVRVADVEGLERLLGRLVRIEGVARTRTTLVISTRFEDRQVERTPSELVGS comes from the coding sequence ATGGACACCGTCGATGCGAGTCTTGTCGCGGCGCTGAGGGCCAATGGCCGCGCGTCGTACGCCGAGCTGGGACGGCTGGTGGGGCTGTCCGGGCCGAGCATCCAGGAACGGGTGCGCCGGCTCGAGGAGCGCGGAGTGATCACCGGCTACCGCGCCACCGTCAACCCCTCAGCGCTGGGCCTGGGTCTGACGGCGCTGATCGGGCTGGTGCTGTCCGACTCCGCGGGGCACGAGGACGTCGGCGCCCGCCTGGAGGACGTTCCCGAGGTCGAGGACTGCTGGTTCATCGCCGGCGACGAGGCCTACATGCTGAAGGTGCGGGTCGCCGACGTCGAGGGGCTTGAGCGGCTGCTGGGCCGGCTGGTCCGCATCGAGGGCGTCGCCCGTACGCGCACCACCCTCGTCATCTCCACCCGGTTCGAGGACCGCCAGGTCGAGCGGACCCCGTCGGAACTGGTCGGCAGCTGA
- a CDS encoding TIGR03560 family F420-dependent LLM class oxidoreductase: MKFGLFVPQGWRLDLVDIAPENHWATMLDLAKHADAGPWESIWVYDHFHTVPVPTEEATHEAWSLMAAFGAATERVRLGQMCTCMAYRNPAYLAKVAATIDAVSGGRVEMGIGGGWYEHEWRAYGFGFPRAGVRLGMLDEGVDIMRQAWTNGIATLDGEHYQVDGAIVRPLPLQPDGIPLWIAGGGEKVTLRIAAKHARGAEYTGSRSYTAYTNFSGTPEGFAHKSEVLAGHCRDLGTDYDSITRSMNFNVVIGTTEAEAQSKIARVEEIYSRFMTPDVVAEKIKPYRESPTVGTPEQVAEAIRSFQDVGMSYAINYFPEAAYDRSGIELFEKEVVPALG, from the coding sequence ATGAAGTTCGGACTCTTCGTCCCGCAGGGCTGGCGCCTCGATCTCGTCGACATCGCGCCCGAGAACCATTGGGCGACGATGCTCGATCTCGCCAAGCACGCCGACGCCGGCCCGTGGGAGTCCATCTGGGTCTACGACCACTTCCACACCGTCCCGGTGCCCACCGAGGAGGCCACCCACGAGGCGTGGTCGCTGATGGCGGCGTTCGGGGCCGCCACCGAGCGGGTGCGGCTGGGCCAGATGTGCACCTGCATGGCCTACCGCAACCCGGCCTACCTGGCCAAGGTCGCCGCGACCATCGACGCCGTGTCTGGCGGGCGGGTCGAGATGGGCATCGGCGGCGGCTGGTACGAGCACGAGTGGCGCGCCTACGGGTTCGGCTTCCCGCGCGCGGGAGTGCGGCTGGGCATGCTCGACGAGGGCGTCGACATCATGCGGCAGGCGTGGACCAACGGCATCGCGACCCTCGACGGCGAGCACTACCAGGTCGACGGGGCCATCGTCCGGCCGCTGCCGCTCCAGCCGGACGGCATCCCGCTGTGGATCGCCGGCGGCGGCGAGAAGGTGACGCTGCGCATCGCGGCCAAGCACGCCCGCGGCGCGGAGTACACCGGCTCGCGCAGCTATACCGCGTACACGAACTTCAGCGGCACGCCCGAGGGCTTCGCGCACAAGTCCGAAGTCCTCGCCGGGCACTGCCGCGACCTGGGCACCGACTACGACTCCATCACCCGGTCGATGAACTTCAACGTCGTCATCGGCACGACGGAGGCCGAGGCGCAGTCGAAGATCGCCCGCGTCGAGGAGATCTACAGCCGGTTCATGACTCCCGACGTCGTCGCCGAGAAGATCAAGCCGTACCGCGAGAGTCCCACCGTCGGCACGCCCGAGCAGGTCGCCGAGGCGATCCGCAGCTTCCAGGACGTCGGCATGAGCTACGCCATCAACTACTTCCCCGAGGCCGCGTACGACCGCAGCGGCATCGAGCTGTTCGAGAAGGAGGTCGTGCCGGCGCTCGGTTGA
- a CDS encoding winged helix-turn-helix transcriptional regulator, producing the protein MADDSAPALDRLDWRLLEHLQRDGRITVAELARRVNLGPTATADRIRRLTDLGVIAGFRADVDLERVGYTVVAFVRLAYPSGNYRALHAELERTQELLECHHVTGDDCFVLKVAARSMRHLEEIAGRLATLGSVTTSVVYSSPLVSRVITQPQP; encoded by the coding sequence GTGGCCGATGATTCCGCACCAGCCCTCGACCGCCTCGACTGGCGGCTGCTCGAGCACCTGCAGCGCGACGGCCGCATCACCGTCGCCGAGCTGGCCCGCCGGGTGAACCTCGGCCCCACGGCCACGGCCGACCGCATCCGCCGGCTCACCGACCTCGGCGTCATCGCCGGCTTCCGGGCCGATGTCGACCTCGAGCGGGTCGGCTACACCGTCGTCGCCTTCGTGCGGCTGGCCTACCCGTCCGGCAACTACCGCGCGCTGCACGCCGAGCTGGAGCGCACCCAGGAGCTGCTGGAGTGCCACCACGTCACGGGCGACGACTGCTTCGTGCTCAAGGTGGCGGCGCGGTCCATGCGCCACCTCGAGGAGATCGCCGGCCGGCTGGCCACGCTCGGCAGCGTCACCACCTCGGTCGTGTACTCGTCGCCACTGGTTTCGCGGGTGATCACCCAGCCGCAACCCTGA
- a CDS encoding DUF6879 family protein — protein MTEFQDVLASARRSAVHLEMRDSYMLDDPAFVAWQRGEGVDPVVQWRPWVDLIRETVARGVVVRRARIVSEPVSEYIRWEHWTTAMNVAAGEQVRWLPRRQATGLALPGNDYWLFDDETVMVNYFDGNGQKPEHGYDVLTDQQVAKLCSSAFESVWERAIPHEEYQP, from the coding sequence GTGACCGAGTTCCAGGATGTCTTGGCCTCGGCCAGGCGCTCCGCGGTGCACCTCGAGATGCGCGACTCGTACATGCTGGACGATCCGGCGTTCGTCGCCTGGCAACGTGGCGAAGGCGTCGATCCGGTCGTGCAGTGGCGGCCGTGGGTCGATCTGATCCGGGAGACGGTGGCCCGCGGCGTGGTCGTGCGCCGCGCACGGATCGTCTCGGAGCCGGTGAGCGAGTACATCCGCTGGGAACACTGGACCACGGCGATGAACGTGGCTGCCGGCGAGCAGGTGCGCTGGCTGCCACGCCGGCAAGCGACCGGCCTCGCACTGCCCGGAAACGACTACTGGCTGTTCGATGACGAGACCGTCATGGTCAACTACTTCGACGGCAACGGACAGAAGCCCGAGCACGGCTACGACGTGCTCACCGACCAGCAGGTCGCCAAGCTCTGCAGTTCCGCCTTCGAGTCCGTCTGGGAGCGCGCGATCCCACATGAGGAGTACCAGCCGTAG